A genome region from Sphingobium sp. WTD-1 includes the following:
- a CDS encoding PepSY domain-containing protein — translation MLRTVLLLHRWLGIIIGAVMTLWCLSGFVMLYVDYPRLTPAAQLGGLTPLTLSPGQAGTLPDTMMLSAARIEMMAGRPVLRVTPALDPTRTIPQMRVSVGTHDWASGKPVEQVDPQNIHRIASEFGRNSAIAGPPERIAQTEMDQWTVQTFRRNAPLYRVDYADAAGTQAYVSGKSGEVVQLITRFQRFWGWLGAVPHWLYPTILRQDGALWSQVVIWTSLIGCFLTITGLWVGIARLRRRRDGSIGSPYRGLWWWHHMAGLFFGIVTLTWVASGLLSMNPWGLLDSEAMMTERQRLNGDFAWGDARRAIAALPALPQSTVRLEAVPFAGAVHLVAIDRAGKAQRFDAAGRPAALSEAGLRAALHDGPAIGSIELLRQEDAYYYGHKASVALPVWRVILADEQATRLYVDPASGRLIRAFDRNGRAFRWLQDGLHRLDFPLLRTRPWWDIIVLPLLAMVTLVCGTGTWMGLSKLRRDLRRVRNRRRRACAVRPLIGETA, via the coding sequence ATGTTGCGGACGGTCCTCCTGTTGCATCGCTGGCTGGGCATCATCATCGGCGCTGTCATGACGCTGTGGTGCCTGTCCGGCTTCGTGATGCTCTATGTCGACTATCCGCGCCTGACACCGGCCGCGCAGCTTGGGGGGCTCACGCCCCTCACGCTGTCGCCGGGGCAGGCGGGGACATTGCCCGACACCATGATGCTGTCCGCCGCCCGGATCGAGATGATGGCGGGGCGGCCCGTATTGCGGGTGACGCCGGCGCTCGATCCGACGCGGACCATCCCGCAGATGCGGGTGTCCGTCGGCACCCATGACTGGGCGTCGGGGAAACCGGTCGAGCAGGTCGATCCGCAAAATATCCACAGGATCGCGAGCGAATTCGGCCGCAACAGCGCCATTGCCGGCCCGCCGGAGCGGATCGCGCAGACGGAGATGGATCAGTGGACGGTCCAGACCTTCCGCCGCAACGCGCCGCTCTACCGTGTCGATTATGCCGATGCGGCCGGGACACAGGCCTATGTCTCGGGCAAGAGCGGGGAGGTGGTGCAACTGATCACCCGCTTCCAGCGCTTCTGGGGCTGGCTTGGCGCGGTGCCGCACTGGCTCTATCCCACGATCCTGCGGCAGGATGGCGCGCTGTGGAGCCAGGTCGTCATCTGGACCTCGCTGATCGGCTGCTTCCTGACCATCACCGGCCTGTGGGTCGGCATCGCCCGGCTGCGCCGCCGCCGCGACGGAAGCATCGGATCGCCCTATCGCGGCCTGTGGTGGTGGCATCATATGGCCGGGCTGTTCTTCGGCATAGTGACGCTGACCTGGGTGGCGAGCGGGCTGCTGTCGATGAACCCCTGGGGCCTGCTGGACAGCGAGGCGATGATGACGGAGCGCCAGCGGCTGAACGGTGACTTCGCTTGGGGCGATGCGCGCCGGGCGATCGCGGCGCTGCCCGCCCTGCCGCAAAGCACCGTCCGGCTGGAGGCGGTGCCCTTTGCCGGTGCCGTCCATCTGGTGGCGATCGATCGGGCTGGCAAGGCACAGCGATTCGACGCTGCTGGCCGGCCTGCCGCTTTGTCCGAAGCGGGCCTGCGCGCCGCGCTCCATGACGGTCCCGCGATTGGCTCGATCGAGCTGCTGCGGCAGGAAGACGCTTATTATTATGGTCACAAGGCCAGCGTCGCCTTGCCGGTGTGGCGTGTCATCCTGGCCGATGAGCAGGCGACACGCCTCTATGTCGACCCGGCATCGGGCCGCCTGATCCGCGCCTTCGACCGCAATGGCCGCGCCTTCCGCTGGCTGCAGGACGGGCTGCACCGGCTCGACTTCCCGCTGCTGCGCACCCGCCCCTGGTGGGACATCATCGTCCTGCCGCTGCTCGCCATGGTCACGTTGGTCTGCGGCACCGGCACATGGATGGGCCTTTCCAAGCTGCGGCGTGATCTGCGCCGCGTCCGCAATCGCCGGCGGCGCGCCTGCGCCGTGCGGCCCCTGATCGGAGAA